A region from the Medicago truncatula cultivar Jemalong A17 chromosome 6, MtrunA17r5.0-ANR, whole genome shotgun sequence genome encodes:
- the LOC25496352 gene encoding two-component response regulator ARR14, producing the protein MALSTEMEALPQQFLEGPRVLVIDHDTTIHNVIVEKSIGWDFKVTTCSNASFALTLLREAKGCFDVILIEEQISDMNSYDFLQQITQQINIPVIMMGKDGSTSAAMKAIANGACEYCVKPLSDDDLIKNICQHVSRKSLNENKHDQIHVDNGTKETHVDVVEKDNYQPPTKKNRLKWSQAMQQEFLRAVNQFGLDNAKPKKIIEVMNVPGLTKEHIASHLQKLRIALKNEMPKGKWKKSKQDQCHHPTETQLGLEAAKSTPELDQNVKNSVIQCDNNSHAPQHSSIFANLFTDQSDVQSSVIQCDNNSHAPQHSSIFANLFTDQSDVQSSVIQCDNNSYTPQHSQTFANIFTHQSNVQNFVIQCDNNSHAPQHSPPFANIFTAQSSVLNSYAPQHSSTFGNIFTYQSNMNPYDEFFN; encoded by the exons ATGGCTCTTTCAACTGAGATGGAGGCACTTCCCCAACAATTCTTAGAGGGTCCAAGGGTTCTTGTGATTGATCATGATACCACTATCCATAATGTCATTGTTGAAAAGTCAATTGGTTGGGATTTCAAAg TTACCACATGCTCTAATGCTTCTTTTGCATTGACTCTTTTGAGGGAAGCAAAGGGTTGTTTTGATGTGATACTAATTGAAGAACAAATTTCAGACATGAATTCCTATgattttctccaacaaattaCCCAACAAATCAATATTCCTGTCATTA TGATGGGTAAAGATGGATCAACAAGTGCAGCTATGAAGGCTATTGCAAACGGGGCTTGTGAGTATTGTGTTAAGCCTTTGAGTGATGATGACCTAATTAAAAACATTTGCCAACATGTTTCAAGGAAATctttgaatgaaaataaacatgATCAAATTCATGTTGATAATGGCACAAAAGAAACTCATGTTGATGTGGTTGAAAAGGATAATTATCAACCCCCAACAAAAAAGAACCGTTTAAAATGGTCTCAAGCAATGCAACAAGAATTTCTAAGGGCTGTGAATCAGTTTGGCCTTGATA atgcaaagccaaaaaaaattattgaagtgATGAATGTTCCTGGTTTGACAAAAGAGCATATTGCTAGCCATTTACAG AAATTGAGAATTGCTTTGAAGAATGAAATGCCAAAAGGTAAGTGGAAAAAATCAAAGCAAGATCAATGTCATCATCCTACTGAAACACAGTTAGGTCTTGAAGCTGCTAAGTCAACGCCAGAACTTGatcaaaatgttaaaaattcaGTCATACAATGTGACAATAATTCCCATGCACCACAACATTCATCGATATTTGCAAATCTTTTTACTGATCAGTCTGATGTTCAGAGTTCAGTCATACAATGTGACAATAATTCCCATGCACCACAACATTCATCGATATTTGCAAATCTTTTTACTGATCAGTCTGATGTTCAGAGTTCAGTCATACAATGTGACAATAATTCTTATACACCACAACATTCACAGACATTTGCCAACATTTTTACTCATCAATCTAATGTTCAGAATTTTGTTATACAATGTGACAATAATTCTCATGCACCACAACATTCACCGCCATTTGCCAACATCTTTACTGCTCAGTCTAGTGTTCTAAATTCTTATGCACCACAACATTCATCGACATTCGGCAACATTTTCACTTATCAGTCCAACATGAATCCATATGATGAGTTCTTTAATTGA
- the LOC25496353 gene encoding FBD-associated F-box protein At3g52670, producing MIELKAGNPITQNSTSSLQFSNQFRSDLNRSPPYSIPMEDNIPNLLRQPTPTHSKRASRVDSLNDFQDDILSQILSFLPIKDAFRTTILSKRWVSLCHSRDVHHFNDIQSGVNEIEAWIHFCQMLDAILLSPRAQQHTLKSFHLKCRYDFWQFDYSSINQWVETAIRRHVEDLSLFLLPRVTLTSAIFCCKTLVVLKLTNLLVATLFDCSVHLPLLKTLHLSDVRFDDIEDLKKLISGSPMLEDLKTAYVTSNIGVEVTAGGYSKTLSKLIKANIRLFDVPLRAVSNVQFLTVTGMGKSLPNQEINSYYQGCPVFENLIELRLFWFDNCIHDWYEVVQMLHNCPKLQSLSISKWTGLSTTNEIEDWKYPYTVPECVSSHLTTCKILDYHAIEADFRFVTYILRNARHLQVMEIHYRSTWNSMESPQFLEDLFSYPRISPACNLSFI from the exons ATGATAGAACTAAAAGCAGGTAATCCAATTACCCAAAATTCTACTTCCTCTCTTCAATTCAGTAATCAATTCAGATCTGACCTCAATAGATCGCCTCCATACTCGATTCCAATGGAAGATAACATCCCCAACCTTCTTCGCCAACCAACCCCAACACACAGTAAGAGAGCGTCAAGAGTAGATTCTCTCAACGACTTCCAAGACGACATACTAAGCCaaattctctcttttcttccaATCAAAGACGCTTTCAGAACTACCATTCTTTCGAAGAGGTGGGTCTCATTATGTCACTCACGTGATGTTCACCACTTCAACGATATCCAAAGTGGCGTGAACGAAATCGAGGCATGGATTCACTTCTGTCAAATGTTGGACGCAATCTTACTCTCACCACGAGCCCAACAACATACACTCAAATCATTTCATCTCAAGTGTCGGTACGATTTCTGGCAGTTTGACTATTCCAGTATCAATCAATGGGTCGAAACAGCAATACGTCGACACGTGGAGGATCTCTCTCTATTCTTGTTACCACGTGTGACTTTGACGTCTGCTATTTTCTGCTGCAAAACACTCGTGGTTTTGAAATTAACAAACTTACTTGTTGCAACTCTATTTGATTGTTCTGTTCATCTTCCTTTACTTAAAACGCTTCATCTGAGCGATGTTCGTTTTGATGATATCGAGGATTTAAAGAAACTTATATCCGGGAGTCCCATGTTAGAGGATTTGAAAACTGCATATGTCACATCAAATATCGGGGTTGAGGTTACAGCCGGAGGCTACTCTAAAACCTTATCCAAGTTGATTAAAGCCAATATTCGTTTATTCGACGTTCCTCTCAGAGCAGTTTCAAATGTGCAATTTCTAACAGTAACAGGG ATGGGGAAAAGTCTCCCCAATCAAGAAATCAATTCATATTACCAAGGCTGCCCTGTGTTTGAAAACTTAATTGAACTTCGACTattttggtttgataattgCATTCATGATTGGTATGAGGTAGTGCAAATGCTCCATAATTGTCCGAAACTTCAAAGTCTTTCAATTTCAAAG TGGACAGGTTTATCAACTACCAACGAAATTGAAGATTGGAAATACCCATATACGGTTCCTGAGTGTGTTTCATCCCATTTAACAACATGCAAAATTTTAGACTATCATGCCATAGAAGCTGATTTTCGatttgtaacatatattttgcGAAATGCAAGACATTTACAGGTTATGGAAATCCACTATAGAAGTACTTGGAATTCAATGGAAAGTCCCCAATTTTTAGAAGATTTATTCTCCTATCCAAGGATCTCTCCCGCATGTAACCTGTCATTTATATGA